The Hymenobacter chitinivorans DSM 11115 genome segment GGCGTTCCGGCCGGGTTGGTCGTGAAATACCTGGGCTACAAGCGGGGCATGCTGGTCGGCTTTCTGGTGGCGGCCCTGGGCTGCTTCCTGTTTTTCCCGGCCGCCGAGAGTCGCACCTTCGGCCTGTTTCTGGGCGCCTTGTTCGTGCTGGCTACCGGCGTCGTGACGCTGCAGGTGGCCGGCAACCCCTACGTGGCCATTCTGGGGCCGCCCGCTACGGCCTCGTCCCGCCTTACGCTCACCCAGGCTTTCAACTCCCTGGCCACCACCATTGCGCCCATCCTGGGGGCCCGCCTGATTTTGTCCCACCTGCCCGACTTGACCAAACTTACGGCCGCCCAGACGGCCGCTCTGGACATTACCTCGGTACAATACCTGTATCTGGGTATTGGGGCGGTACTGGTGCTTATCAGCCTGCTGCTGGCGTTTCTAAAGCTGCCGACCATTACCCACGAGCCTGCCCCGGCCGGCTCCACCCAGAGCGTGTTTCAGTTCCGCCATCTGCTGCTGGGCCTGGTGGGCATCTTTGCCTACGTAGGCGCCGAGGTGGCCATTGGTTCCCACATTGTGAGCTACCTGAGCCAGCCCGAAGTAATGGGTATGGCCGCCCGCAGCGCCGGCGAGCAGGTGGCCTTCTACTGGGGCGCCGCCATGATAGGGCGCTTTGCGGGCATCTTCCTGTTGCGGGCCGTCAAACCTGGCCGGGTGCTGGCCGTAGCGGCCGTGGGAGCGGTGCTGCTGGTCCTGATTTCGATTAATACCAGCGGGCCAGTAGCCATGTGGAGCCTGCTGGCCGTGGGTTTGATGAACTCCATCATGTTCCCGGTTATCTTCACGCTGGCCGTAGCTGGCCTGGGCCGCCACACCGAGGATGCCTCGGGCCTACTCTCGGCCGCCATTGTGGGTGGGGCCATCATTCCGCCCCTGTTCGGCCTCATTGCCGACAGCCAGAGCGGCGGGGGCGGGGTGCACGCCCTGCGCCTGGCCTTTATCCTGCCCGTGCTTTGCTACCTCTATATCGTGTGGTACGGCCTGCGCGGCAGCCGGCCCACGGCCCCAGCGCAGCCCTAGACTGAATACTCTAACGCGTAGAAAAGCCGCCCGTCGAGACTTGCTCGGCGGGCGGCTTTTTCGGTTGGGGAGCTGGTTTACTTGTCCGCCAACAGCCCCACGCCGTCGACGATGGTGGCCTCGTAGGTGTCGAGCGGCAAGCCCAGCTGCTGCTGGTACTGGGCTTTGGCGTGCTCCACGAAGCCGGCTACCTGCTCGGTGGCTACCAAATTGATGGTGCAGCCCCCAAAGCCGCCGCCCATCATGCGGGAGCCGTACACGCCGGCCGAAGTCTGGGCAATCTGTACCAGTACGTCCAGTTCCTTGCAGCTCACCTCGTAATCGTCGCGCAGGCCGGCGTGGGAAGCGTACATCTGCTGGCCCACGCCGCCCAGGTCGCCCTGGCTGAGCAGCCGGCAGGTGGTTTCCACGCGCTGGTTTTCCTCTACCACGTAGCGGCAGCGGCGGTACACCACCGGCCCCAGCTCGGCCTCGTGGGCCTGCAGCTGCTCCAGCGTTACGTCGCGCAGGGTCTGAACGGCGGGGTAATACTGCTGGAGCACGGCCACGCCCCGCTCGCACTCCTGGCGGCGGGTGTTGTACTCGGAGCTGGCCAGGCTGTGTTTCACGCCCGAGTTGCAGAGCACAATGCGGCAGGCGGTGGTGTCGAAGGGGAAATACTCGTAGTCCAGGGAGCGGCAGTCGAGGCGTACCACCTGCCCGGCCCGGCCAAACACGCTGGCAAACTGGTCCATGAGCCCACACATTACCTTGGCGTACTCGTGCTCGGCGGCCTGCCCCAGCCGGGCTATCTGCATCGGCTCCAGGCCGGTACTGAGCAGCTGGTTGAGGGCAAACAGCATTCCGCACTCCACCGCCGCCGACGACGACAAGCCCGCCCCGGCCGGCACCGTGCCCCCAAAGACGCAGTCGAAGCCGGGCACGGCTACGCCCCGGTGCTGCAGCTGGGCCACCACGCCTAGCAGGTAGTTGGCCCACTGCGTGTCCTGGGGCGCTACGGCGTCGGTGCTTATTTCCACCCGCTCGTTCAGGTCGTAGGCGAGCAGGCGGATAACGTTCTGCTGGTTGAGGGCCACGGCGAAGTACATTTCCTTGTCGATGGCCGCGGGCAGCACGTAGCCCGCGTTGTAATCAGTGTGTTCCCCAATCAGGTTGATGCGGCCGGGAGCCCGCACCAGCAGCGGCTCGGCGTGA includes the following:
- a CDS encoding sugar MFS transporter — encoded protein: MALVAPSSVGPSAAAAGASPDAPRYTSALASLTVLFFMMGFITCLNDILIPYLKGLFTLSYAKVNLVNFCFFGAYLVMGVPAGLVVKYLGYKRGMLVGFLVAALGCFLFFPAAESRTFGLFLGALFVLATGVVTLQVAGNPYVAILGPPATASSRLTLTQAFNSLATTIAPILGARLILSHLPDLTKLTAAQTAALDITSVQYLYLGIGAVLVLISLLLAFLKLPTITHEPAPAGSTQSVFQFRHLLLGLVGIFAYVGAEVAIGSHIVSYLSQPEVMGMAARSAGEQVAFYWGAAMIGRFAGIFLLRAVKPGRVLAVAAVGAVLLVLISINTSGPVAMWSLLAVGLMNSIMFPVIFTLAVAGLGRHTEDASGLLSAAIVGGAIIPPLFGLIADSQSGGGGVHALRLAFILPVLCYLYIVWYGLRGSRPTAPAQP
- the galK gene encoding galactokinase, which codes for MLAHDIAAAFRQHFHAEPLLVRAPGRINLIGEHTDYNAGYVLPAAIDKEMYFAVALNQQNVIRLLAYDLNERVEISTDAVAPQDTQWANYLLGVVAQLQHRGVAVPGFDCVFGGTVPAGAGLSSSAAVECGMLFALNQLLSTGLEPMQIARLGQAAEHEYAKVMCGLMDQFASVFGRAGQVVRLDCRSLDYEYFPFDTTACRIVLCNSGVKHSLASSEYNTRRQECERGVAVLQQYYPAVQTLRDVTLEQLQAHEAELGPVVYRRCRYVVEENQRVETTCRLLSQGDLGGVGQQMYASHAGLRDDYEVSCKELDVLVQIAQTSAGVYGSRMMGGGFGGCTINLVATEQVAGFVEHAKAQYQQQLGLPLDTYEATIVDGVGLLADK